In Candidatus Eisenbacteria bacterium, the genomic window GGGGACGTCCGACACGATCCAGCGCATCCCGACGAGGAAGTCGTCGTCCACGACGTAGCACGAGCGGCCGATCGACCGGATCAGGTCGATCGGGGGCTGCTCGCAGAAGCCGCCCTCGAAGACGACCCGGATCCGGTCCTGCGAGCGCGCGGGACGCTCCGCGAGGAGCGGCAGGACGGCGGCCAGGAGCGCGTTGTGCTCCTCGCGCGGAATCAACCCGCCGACGGCGAGGAGGGCGTAGGCTTCGTGCGCGCCCACGAGCCAGGGCGACTCGCGCTTCAGGGTGTAGAGCGCGCGCAGGAGGCGTCGATTCTCGTTGAACACGCCGATGGAATCCCGCAGCGCGCCGTCCTCCACCCTCGTGCCCGAAACTTCCTCCACGACCCGCCGCAGGCGGTCGTACTCGCCGCGCAGATACTCCGGAGCGCTCGGAGAGCCCGCGTTCTGCGGCAGGTAGAGGATCTGGCAGGGATAACGGACGTTCCGTCCCCAGATCGCGGCCAGGTTGCGCGCGGCGTCGCAGATCGGATGCGTCACGAATAGGTCGAGCTCGACTCGCCGGCTCAAGGCGAGCTCGAGCGAGCTCTTGACGATGGAGCAGAGATACGAGCCGAAGCGCGAGTCGGCCTGGGCGGCGTGGATCGGGGCGCCCCTCACCTTGAACGGAAGCAGGCCCGCGGCGTGGACGATCTCCTCGGGGAAGTAGACCTGGAAGTGCCCGACGATCTTCCCTCCCGCTTCCTTCCACCGCTTCGCGGTGGGGAAACGCGTGTCCTCGAGGAGGTCGAGGCAGGCTCCGAGGACCCCGTCCAGATCCCGGCCGCGCCACTCGGGGAACAGGAGTTCCTTCATCGATGTCTCCAGCTCGGAGACCGCTTCTCCACGAAGGAATGGAGCCCTTCGAGCGCGTCCTCCGTCTCCATCAGCTCTTCCAGATAGATGTCCTGTGCGGCGCGTAGCGCGTCGGCTCGGGGCCCGTCGGCGGCGGCGAGGAGCGTCTTCTTCGTGGCGCGCAGGGCCGCGGCGCTGTGGCGCGCGAACCGCTGCGCCAGCGCGCGAGCTTCCGACTCGACCTGCTCGTCCGGAACCACCCGCTGCACGAGCCCGAGATCCGCCGCGCGCCGTGCCGGGATCGCGTCGCCTCCGAACAGGAGCTCCGCCGCGGCGCCCGGGCCGCCTCTTCTCGGCAGGAGCGCGCATGCCACCGGGGCGGTCACCCCGAGCACGATCTCCGGCTGTCCGAACGAGGCGCTCTCGCCGGCGACGATCACGTCGGCGCACTGGGCCAGCTCGAATCCGCCTCCCAGGCACCGTCCGCGAACCGCGGCGATCACCGGCACGGGAAACGAGGCCAGCGCCTCGAGCGTCTGCACGAACTCCGGAATCATCTCCCGGTAGACCGGAGGCAGGTGCTCGCCGACGTCGGCGCCCGCGGAGAAGTGCTTCCCCTCGGCGGCGATCAGGACCGCGCGAAGCTCGGGCTCCTGGGCGAGGCCGGCGAGCGACCGGCGCAGCTCCCGCACGAGCGCCAGGGTGAGCACGTTCAGCGGCGGGTGGTCCAGCGTGAGCGTCGCGATTCCGTCGGCGAGTCCGGTCTGGATCGTCATGGTCTTCCTCTCAGGAGGCTCAGAGATACTGGCCCCCGTCCACCCTCAGCACCTGGCCGGTCACGTGCCTCGCCGGCTCGGAGCAGAGGAACGTGATCGCCGCCGCGCAGTCCTCGGGCTCGGCCATGCGGCCGACGAGCGTTTCGTCCACCGAGGCCGCGACGGCCTCCGGCGGCATCGAACCCACCATCGGCGTGCGCACGAGACCCGGGGCCACCGCGTTCACGGTCACCCCGTAGGCGCCCAGCTCGCGGGCGAGCGTCTTCGTGAGCGCGACCACGCCTCCCTTGGACGCCGCGTAGTTCGCCTGGCCGAACTTCCCGCGCAGGCCGTTGATCGAGGCGATGTTCACGATCCGTCCCCAGCGCCGTCCGCGGAGCACGGCCCCCACGGCGCGGTTCCAGTGGAAGCATCCCGTCAGGTTGACGGCGATCACGTCGTCCCACTGGGGAAGCGTCATCTTCCAGCTCACCGCGTCGTCGTTGATTCCCGCGCCGTAGACGAGGATGTCGGGGCCGCCGCTCCAGGACGCGACGTCCTGGAGGCCCCGCGCGGCCGCCTCCGAGTCGCGCACGTCGGCCCGGATCACGAGAGCCCGCCGTCCCAGGGACTCGATCTCGCGCACGACGGGAGCGGCGTCGGCTGCCGCGCGGCAGTCCACGATCGCCACGTCGCATCCCTCGCGGGCCAGGGCGACGGCAGCCGCCGCGCCGATCCCGGACGCGCCCCCGGTCACGATCGCGGTGCGATCACGCAGCCCGTAGTCCACCCGCGCTCCCTCCGGTCTCCCGTCAGCGGGTCGCCGCGTGCGGCTGCCGTGGCGAGATCGCGCGCTCCAGCTCCTCGTCCCAGGGATGTCCCTGGGCCAGGAGCTGCCGAAGCCTGATGAAGTCCACTTCCCGGTGGTCCTTCGGTCCCTCGTGGAACGCGCGGAATCCCACCCGCGCCTCGGTCATCATGTTCAGCGCGAGCCAGTCGCGGTTCGTGCCGCTGTGGGCGTCCCAGTGGAGCTGCTTGTGCTTGCGCACGCTGGCAACGGTCTTGGAGACGCAGTCGGGCATGAGCATGACGATCCTGGCGCAGAGGCTCTCCACCGCCGCGTCGAGGAGGGAGAGGTCGGAGGTTGCCTGTGCCATCGTCTCTTTCGCCGCGGCGACGTCGGGACCCGTCCGGAAGTCGCCGTAGACGAGCCTGCCGAACTCGTCGAGGAACCGGTCGGTGACGACCAGCGGATTGGGAATCCATCGTCCGTCCACCTTCAGGACCGGCACGACCTGGTTGATGAGACCGAGGAAGCAGGCCTTGTGGGCGCTCCACGTCTCGCAGAGAACGGCGCTCTCCATCGCGTGGCCGAACCCGACGTAGAGCGGCAGGAAATCGGTCGAGCCGCCGTCGGGCGCGGAGCCGTGCTTGGGCCCCGCCTGGCCGAAGCGTGCCGTGTCGACCGCAATGCTGAAGTCGCACGCCATGCCGATTTCCTGCCCTCCGGCGATACGGATGCCGTTCACGCGGTTGATGACCGGCTTGTCGCAGCGGAGGATCCCGTCGATCATGTCGTTGAACACACGCATGTACTGCTTGTATTCCTGCGGGTTGCCCGCGTAGTACTCGGCGTACTCCTTCGTGTTCCCGCCGGTGCAGAACGCCCGATCCCCGGTCGCCGTGAGGACGCAGCAGACGACGCGCCGGTCCATGCTGGCCTGCCGCAGCGCGAGACCGACCTCGCGGGCCATGTCGGTCGTGTAGCTGTTGAGCTGCGCGGGATTGTCCAGGACGATCCAGGCGTGGAAGAGCCCTTCCGCGGGACGGCCGTCCGGAGCGGACGCCGGACGCAGCTCGTACCGGATGTGGGTGTAGCGGTGATTCTCCACCAGAGCGTGATTCTTCAGCATCGCGTCCTTCCTCCGCGCCCGCGGCGCGCTTCGAGTCAGTCCGAGTGCGACCCGGCCGGGACCAGGACGGCCCGCCGGTGGATCTCGTGGTTCGCCACCCGCCGCAGGACGTCCGGTCCCTCGCTCAGGGAGTGGCGCTCGACGAACGGCCTCAGGGTGATCCGCCCGGACGTGACGAGGCGAAGGGCGTCCGGATAGAGCTCGGGCCTGCATCCCCAGGATCCCTGGACGGTCGCGTCGAACGCCATCAGGTTGCTGAGGCGCACCTCGATCTTCGACAGCGTGAATCCGATCACCAGAAGAATTCCCGCGTACCCGAGGAGCCCGAACGCGGTCTCCTGCCCGCCGGCGCTTCCGGAGCATTCGAAGATCTTCCATGCATGTTCGGTACATCCCCAGGACTTCGCCCGGGCGCCGATCTCCTTCTTCAGCGTCCGAAAGTCGAGCGAGCCGGAGTTCAGGGTGAGCGATGCTCCGTGCGCTTCGATCGCCTGGAGCCTCTCGTCGTCGACGTCGATCGCGACGACCTTCGCCCCGAGCGCGGCGGCGATCTGGATCGCGTAGCCGCCCACGCCTCCCGCGCCGACCACGATCGCGAGATCGCCCGGCTGGAGCCCGCTCCGGACGACCGCCTGGTACGGCGTCGTGACCGCGTCGGCGATGACCGAGAGGTCGGAGAGCTCGTAGCCGCCGCGGTCCTCCACCGGGCACAGTCCTCGCCCCGGAACCGCGAGGAACTCGGCGAACCCGCCGTCCAGGTCGTTTCCGGGCATGACCTGCCTCCGGCAGGCGTTTCCGCGGCCGGATCGGCATAGGTCGCACGCGCCGCAGGGAATCACCGAAGGGACGATCACTTCGCGGCCCACGAGGTGACGATGCGCGGGCGAGGCGTCCGTCACGACGCCGCTGATCTCGTGCCCCAGGGTGAGCGGCAGGGCGTGGCGGGTCGGAACTCCGTCCCGCCAGAAGCCGATGTCCGTGTGGCAGACACCGCACCCCGCGACCTTGACGACCACTTCCTCGTCGGCTGGCTCGGGCATCGGCACGTCCAGCAGTTCGAGCGGCGCGTCCGCCGCGGTGAGTCTCACGGCCTTCATCGTTGCCTCCCGTTGGTCGCGACGCGTCGGATCCCGTCCAGCAGGTGATCGGCGAAGTGCTCGCCGAGGCTGGCGGCCTGGAGCGAGCCTTCGGGGCGGTACCAGCGCGCGATCCAGTTGATGGCGCCGAGAATCGCGAATACCGTCATCTTGGCGTCCACGCTGCGGAACGCTCCGTCCTGCACTCCCTGCTCGACGAATCGCCGCACCTCGCGCTCGTACCGGTCGCGCGCGGCGATGATCTCGGCCTGACGCTCTTCGGAGAAGGCGGTGACCTCGAAGGCCAGAGGGGAGCCCTCGAGCGTGTCCGTCATGACCCGGACGTGCTCTTGGATGACGTGGCGCAGCCGCTCCCGGGGCGTCGCGAGGGAGCGCGCTTCCGTGAGGATGCGGTTGAGCTCCAGGAGCGACTGCCGGTGACACTGGTAGAGGATCGATTCCTTGTCGGGGAAGTAGTAGTAGAGCGAGGTCTTGCGCACGTCCAGGCGGCGGGCGATGTCCTCGAGGGTCGTGGCGTGGTAGCCGCGCTCGCGGAAGGCCCGGAGCGCCGCGTGGAGGATGGCCTCCCGGCGGCGTGTTCGCTTTCTGGCCACGTGCTCGGATGGGGCGATTGGGTTCACCGACTTTCTCCCGTGAATGAACCCAGCATCGAAATTTGAACTCGGATTCTAAAGAGGGGATCCGCGGCCGCCATCCGGCACCGAAGGCCACCTCCGGGGTGCCGGAAAGGAGCAGACGCAAGGACGCCGACAGCACCTTCTACGTCGCGCGCGTCAACACCGGAAGGCGTCCGACCGGCGGCGGCACCGGTTCGTGTCGCTGCATTTCGGGGACGGGGAAGTGCTAGGCGGGAGGCACCGGCACCATCCTTTGTACACCGGCGGATACGACGTGCACCTCATGCGGTCTCGCGGTGGCGACCGGAGGGGTAATCACGACACTCTTCCTGTACTGAGTCGGCAGCCCACAGCGGTCCGTCAGGGGATGAAGTAGAGCCGCCGGTTCGCGTAATCGATCACGGCCCTGTGCTCCTTCATCCAGTCGAACCCGAGCATTCCGTAGCTCTCGAGATCGCGTTCCGCGATCTTGCCGTACTCGGCGAGATCCTCGAAGGACGCGGCGCTCCGCATCGGGACACCCGCGATCTCGAGCTCGACTCCCTCGGCGTGGAACTCGTCCGGCGTCGTTCCGCTTGGGCTCCGATCGGGTGCGGCGGACCGGACCATGTCGATCTTCCCTTCGAAGGGCGGCAGATGGAGCGTCAGGGCGGCGGAGACCGTGGAAGGGGTGATGGGGAGGACGCGATCGATGGCGGGAAAGCGTGCCTCCACCGCGGTCCGCCCGCCCGCGAGGATCGAGATCGGCGCCCAGCGGTAGCCGCTCCGCAGCAACCTCCGGTCGGGCTCGCGCTGCGCGGCCACGCCGAGCAGGAGTTCGTCTCGGGTGAAGTCGACCGCGGCGCGCGCGTCGAGCAGGAAGGGGATACCCACCATTCCTTGGACCGGAGACTCGCCGTCATCGGTGAAGTCGAAGACAGGGACCTCGGGGACCTTCGAGAACGTCTGTTCGCCGATCCGAGCGCTCTTCACGTGAATCGAACCCTTGCCTCTCGAGCTGTACCCGTATTCCTCGACCTTGGCGACGGGACCTCCCTGGAGCCGTTCCGCCGTGTGGTGGGTCAGGGAGAGATACATTCGCGAGTTCCCGTGAACCATGAGCGGCACCTTCGCCACCCCGTCGAAGTCCACGCGGATCACGTAGCGGTTTCCGGAGAACACGACCGTTTCGAGCGGCACGGTTCGATTGGCCGGAAGCGCGCCCGTCCGTGACGAAGGTGCGGAGCCGGAGCAACCGAGGGCGACGAGCACGATCGACAGCCAGAGCCGCGTCACCTCGCCCTCAACGCGGCGTCGATCTGCCTCGCCGCGCGGCGGCCGCTCGCCAGCGCGGCCTCGACCGTTCCGCCACGGGAGTCCGTCGCCTCGCCCGCGAAGAAGAGGGTGTCCTCTTCCGGGCGGGTAAGGAGCTTCGACGCGCTCCGCGCGCCGGCTCGCGCGTAGCTGTAGGCGCCGCGCGCGTGGGGATCGCGGTTCCAGTCGTGCCACCAGACCCGCCGGATCGCCCGAGCCAGACGACGCGGACTCATACCCAGAGCGATCGCGAGCTGCGACCGCAGTACTCGGAGCGCTTCGCCGCGCGGAAGACGTGAGAGGGCGGCGGCGGCGGGTCCGCCGCACCATGCAGTCGCGAGCGGACATCGGAACGGATCGGCCGTCCACACGACCTGGAAGGGACCGCCGGAGAGGTGGAGGAAATTGAAGCCGGGCGACCCGCCGGGCTCTCTCCACGGCAGCTCTCGGAACCAGAGAACCACGCGGACGGCCGCGCCGGCCTCCAATCCCTCGAGCGCGCGGCGGAGCCGGGGCGGCTCCGGTTGAATCTCGATTCCGCCCGCCTGGTGACGGCCGGCACGAAGCACTCCGATCGGCACCGTGACCAGGACCGCGCGCGCCCGGTACCGACCGGGCCTCCCGGAGGCGGCGCGAGCCTGGACCGTCACGCGTCCGCGCCGCCATGCGATCGTGGTGACCTCGCGCCCGAGGCGGAGCGATGGCCCGAGATCACGCGCGAGCCACGCGACGAGCGCGCCGTAGCCCTGTGTGACCCGCCCCAGGCGCGACGCCGAATCAGAAGATGACTCGCCGGACCCGGTCGCGATCGACTGTGCGCTGAGTCGTTTCGGATCCGCCGCATGGAATCCCTCGACGAACCGCCGTGTGACCCGGCGATCGCGGGTCAGGCGCTTTCCCCCGGGGCGTCCGGCCAGGAAGGAGGCGAGGGATTCGTCCGGGCCTTCCGTGCGGACGCGCTTCAGGACCCGGTCGACCGCGGACCAGTAGTCCGTCCGCTTCA contains:
- a CDS encoding 2-hydroxyacyl-CoA dehydratase, which gives rise to MKELLFPEWRGRDLDGVLGACLDLLEDTRFPTAKRWKEAGGKIVGHFQVYFPEEIVHAAGLLPFKVRGAPIHAAQADSRFGSYLCSIVKSSLELALSRRVELDLFVTHPICDAARNLAAIWGRNVRYPCQILYLPQNAGSPSAPEYLRGEYDRLRRVVEEVSGTRVEDGALRDSIGVFNENRRLLRALYTLKRESPWLVGAHEAYALLAVGGLIPREEHNALLAAVLPLLAERPARSQDRIRVVFEGGFCEQPPIDLIRSIGRSCYVVDDDFLVGMRWIVSDVPVGKDPLGELARAYLERSTYSPVQHDARKPKERMLLERLEGAGAGAAIVAAAKMCEPGLEEQVAYVHALDAARVPHFVTEFEENMTTFEQLEIQLETFVENLLFD
- the had gene encoding 6-hydroxycyclohex-1-ene-1-carbonyl-CoA dehydrogenase; this encodes MKAVRLTAADAPLELLDVPMPEPADEEVVVKVAGCGVCHTDIGFWRDGVPTRHALPLTLGHEISGVVTDASPAHRHLVGREVIVPSVIPCGACDLCRSGRGNACRRQVMPGNDLDGGFAEFLAVPGRGLCPVEDRGGYELSDLSVIADAVTTPYQAVVRSGLQPGDLAIVVGAGGVGGYAIQIAAALGAKVVAIDVDDERLQAIEAHGASLTLNSGSLDFRTLKKEIGARAKSWGCTEHAWKIFECSGSAGGQETAFGLLGYAGILLVIGFTLSKIEVRLSNLMAFDATVQGSWGCRPELYPDALRLVTSGRITLRPFVERHSLSEGPDVLRRVANHEIHRRAVLVPAGSHSD
- a CDS encoding NAD(P)/FAD-dependent oxidoreductase, which gives rise to MRGSGIVIVGAGAAGLEAARELRDRGHTPLVLEARDRVGGRIFTRRDPNLHVPIELGAEFIHGEAPTTASLLSSAGLSSMEIRSEHSSAQRGTLKRTDYWSAVDRVLKRVRTEGPDESLASFLAGRPGGKRLTRDRRVTRRFVEGFHAADPKRLSAQSIATGSGESSSDSASRLGRVTQGYGALVAWLARDLGPSLRLGREVTTIAWRRGRVTVQARAASGRPGRYRARAVLVTVPIGVLRAGRHQAGGIEIQPEPPRLRRALEGLEAGAAVRVVLWFRELPWREPGGSPGFNFLHLSGGPFQVVWTADPFRCPLATAWCGGPAAAALSRLPRGEALRVLRSQLAIALGMSPRRLARAIRRVWWHDWNRDPHARGAYSYARAGARSASKLLTRPEEDTLFFAGEATDSRGGTVEAALASGRRAARQIDAALRAR
- the fabG gene encoding 3-oxoacyl-ACP reductase FabG translates to MDYGLRDRTAIVTGGASGIGAAAAVALAREGCDVAIVDCRAAADAAPVVREIESLGRRALVIRADVRDSEAAARGLQDVASWSGGPDILVYGAGINDDAVSWKMTLPQWDDVIAVNLTGCFHWNRAVGAVLRGRRWGRIVNIASINGLRGKFGQANYAASKGGVVALTKTLARELGAYGVTVNAVAPGLVRTPMVGSMPPEAVAASVDETLVGRMAEPEDCAAAITFLCSEPARHVTGQVLRVDGGQYL
- a CDS encoding TetR/AcrR family transcriptional regulator is translated as MNPIAPSEHVARKRTRRREAILHAALRAFRERGYHATTLEDIARRLDVRKTSLYYYFPDKESILYQCHRQSLLELNRILTEARSLATPRERLRHVIQEHVRVMTDTLEGSPLAFEVTAFSEERQAEIIAARDRYEREVRRFVEQGVQDGAFRSVDAKMTVFAILGAINWIARWYRPEGSLQAASLGEHFADHLLDGIRRVATNGRQR
- the oah gene encoding 6-oxocyclohex-1-ene-1-carbonyl-CoA hydratase, whose amino-acid sequence is MLKNHALVENHRYTHIRYELRPASAPDGRPAEGLFHAWIVLDNPAQLNSYTTDMAREVGLALRQASMDRRVVCCVLTATGDRAFCTGGNTKEYAEYYAGNPQEYKQYMRVFNDMIDGILRCDKPVINRVNGIRIAGGQEIGMACDFSIAVDTARFGQAGPKHGSAPDGGSTDFLPLYVGFGHAMESAVLCETWSAHKACFLGLINQVVPVLKVDGRWIPNPLVVTDRFLDEFGRLVYGDFRTGPDVAAAKETMAQATSDLSLLDAAVESLCARIVMLMPDCVSKTVASVRKHKQLHWDAHSGTNRDWLALNMMTEARVGFRAFHEGPKDHREVDFIRLRQLLAQGHPWDEELERAISPRQPHAATR
- a CDS encoding enoyl-CoA hydratase-related protein, producing the protein MTIQTGLADGIATLTLDHPPLNVLTLALVRELRRSLAGLAQEPELRAVLIAAEGKHFSAGADVGEHLPPVYREMIPEFVQTLEALASFPVPVIAAVRGRCLGGGFELAQCADVIVAGESASFGQPEIVLGVTAPVACALLPRRGGPGAAAELLFGGDAIPARRAADLGLVQRVVPDEQVESEARALAQRFARHSAAALRATKKTLLAAADGPRADALRAAQDIYLEELMETEDALEGLHSFVEKRSPSWRHR